CCAGCGACTGGATGATGCGCCCCTGCGCGATGTCGGCGAGCAGGCGCAGCGCGCGATAGAGGCTCGACTTGCCGCTGCCGTTAGCGCCGGTCACCACCGTGAGGGGCGCCAGCGCGAGGCAGATGTCGCGGAACGAGCGGTAGCCGGCTATGGCCAGGCGCGTGATCAAGAAATTCGGCCTTGTTTCGAACAGATGGGCGGGTGTCTATCAGAGCATGATGACACGGATCAGCATGCCGTCGCCCTACCCTTCCGAAGCGGCGCGACGCGCCGATCTCGTGGTCCACATCGTCGGCCTCGCCTTCGCGATCGTCGGCGGCACGGTGCTCGTCGCGCTCACCGCCGCCAACACGCCCGGGCGCGTCGTGGCGATCGCCGTCTACACGGCCGGCATGGTCGCGATGCTGTCCTTCTCGCTCGCCTACAATTTTTCGGGCGAGCGCTGCCGCCCGATCCTGCAGCGGCTCGACCATTCCGGCATCTTCCTGATGATCGCCGGCTCCTACACGCCGTTCACGACCGTCGTGCTCGCCGGCGCCTGGGCCTGGGGCATGACGATCGCCGTCTGGTCGATCGCCGCGCTCGGCATCCTTGGCAAGATCTTCGTGCCGCAGATGCCGCATTCCATCTGGGTCGCGCTCTATCTCGCGATGGGCTGGGTCATCGTCGTGGCGCTGCAGCCGATCGTCGAGGGGCTGGCGTGGCCGGCGCTGGTGCTGCTGGGGCTCGGCGGGCTGATCTACTCGGTCGGCGTGATCTTCCACGTCAACGACGAGCGCATCGCCTTCGGCAAGCCGCTGTGGCACGGCCACGTCGTCGCGGCGGCGGGGCTGCACTGGGTGGCGGTGCTGATCGGCACCGTGCTGCCGGCGGGGCCGTGAGCGAATTTGGCCGCTCGGCCCCGGCGCGCTATACACTCAGGATGGACCGTCGCCCGATCCCGCGCGCGTCTCTCGTCGGCGCCCTCTGCCTCGCTCTAGCCTCGCCCAGCCCGGCGGCAGCCCAGGGCGGCTTCTTCGGCGGCCTGTTCGGCGGCGGCGGCTTCTTCCAGCAGCAACAGCAGCAGCCGAACTACCCCGGCGGCTACGACAATGGGGCGGGCGCCGGCCAGCGCCACCGGCCGCGGCGCAAGCCGCAGGCCGACTACCAGCGCCCGGCGCCGCGCAGCACCGGCACCGCGCAGGCCCTGCCGGACAAGCCGGCGCCGCAGAAGAAGAACGCCACGATCTTCGTCGACGTGTTCGGCGACACGATGGGGCAGTTCCTGGCCAACGGGCTCGACGACGCGCTGGCCGATCGCCAGGACGTCGCGGTGGTCCACCGCGGCAAGGGCCCGAGCGGCCTCGTCAACCTCGGCTTCTACGACTGGCCGAAGACGATCGACACCCTGCTCGCTGGCAAGGACAAGATCGACGTCGCGGTGATGATGATCGGCTCCAACGACAAGCAGCCGATCACCGAAAACGGCAAGACCTACGAGGTCGGCTCGGACGACTGGCGGCGCATTTACGCCGACCGCGTAGCGGCGATCGACGCGGCGTTCAAGAAGAAGCACATCCCGCTGATCTGGGTCGGGGTGCCGATCACCAAGAGCTCCGACTTCGCCGACGCGATGGCGGTGCTGAACGACATCAGCCGCGACGCCGCCGCCAAGACCGGCGCGACCTACGTCGACACCTGGGAGGCGTTCGCCAACGACAACGGCGAGTTCGCCGCCTACGGGCCCGACATCAACGGGCAGACCGTGCGGCTGCGCTCGGCCGACGGCATCCTGTTCACCAAGGAAGGCGCCCGCAAGCTCGCGCATTTCGTCGAGGCGCCGATCCGCCACCTGCTCGACGGCAAGGCGCCGGTCGCGGCGCTGCCGACGGGCGCCGCGCCCGACGCGAACGCGAAGGACGCCGACGGCAAGGACGTGAAGGAAACCGCCAAGGTCGCGCCGGCGCCGAAGCCGGAGGTCGGACCGATCGTCAACCTCAACCAGGCGCCCTCCACCGACAAGGGCGAGCTCGCCGCGCCGACCGCCTATCGCGGGACGGACGCCGAGGCGCTGGCCCGCAGCGAGGCCGCGCCCGCCGGCCGCGCCGACGACGCCCGCTGGCCGGCGAGCGGACCGAAGGCGCCGTAGCCGCTAGGGATGCGTCTGCTCGCTACGCCCTGACCGGCTGGATCGGCACGGCCAGCTCGGCGCGGCGGGGGCGCAGCAGGAAGGCGCAGAGCGCGGCGAGGCCGAACACGGCCATGCAGGCGACCGTCGAGAGCGGCGTGCGCCCGTCGTAGGCCGTCGCCACCACGTAGCCGGCCAACGCGCCGGCGACGAGCTGCGAGGAGACCACCGCCGCGCTCGCCGTGCCGGCGATGTGCAGCAGCGGCTCGATGGCGAGCTGCATGGCGTTCACGTTGGTGATCGAGCAGCCCATCATCAAAAGCGCCAGGAACGGCAGGAAGGCGGCGAGCCGCGGCTCGCCGTGCAGCGTCAGCAGGAGCAGCGCCAGCGTGCCGGTGACGACGAGGGTGAGGCCGCCGGTGAGCAGCTTGACCGGCGCGACGCCGCGCCTGTTCAGCCGCGCATTGACGAGGTTGCCGACCATTAGGCCCGACGAATTGAGCATGAAGGTCAGGCCGTACTGCGTCGGCGTGAGATGGAAGGCGCCGATCATCACGTAGGGCGAGCCCGACACGTAGGAGAAGATGACGCCGAACATGGCGATGGCGATCACCGTGAAGACGAGCGAGCGCGGGTTCGTGAACACCGACGCGTAGTGCCGGGCGAGGTCGCGCGGAGCCATCGCGACGCGGCGCGCCTCGGGCAGCGACTCATCGAGCCGCCACCACACCAGGAGGAGCGCGATCGCCCCGGTGATCGTGAGGAAGGCGTAGATCGTGCGCCAGCCGCCGAAGCCCATGAGAAGCGCGCCGATCGACGGCGCCAGCAGCGGCGCCAGGAGGCTGAGCGCCGAGACGTAGGACATCTTCTCGCGCTGCGCCGCGCCCTTGAAGTGATCGCCGATGATGGCGAGGCCGAGCGGCCGCGCGCCGCCGCCCATGCCCTGCACGAAGCGGCAGACGAGCAGTGACGGCAGGCTCGGCGCGAAGCAGCAGCCAAGGCCGCCGATGACGTAGACGAGGCAGGCGAGCAGCGCGACCGGGCGCCGCCCGAAGCGATCCGACAGCGGCCCGTAGACCAGCGGCGAGATCGCAAACGACAGCATGAAGGCGGAGAGCGACAGGCCGATCGTCGCCGGCGACACCTGGAGATCGCGCGCCATCGGCTCGACCGCGGCGAGCGACATGTCGGTCGCGAATGCCGACAGGGCGCCGAGCAGGCTCATGAGCACGATGAACAGGAACGAGGTGGGCGCGGCCCGCAAGGCGGTCTCCCGAGTCGGTCTGGCGTGTGTGAAAGCGGCGGGGCACGGCGGCCGAGCCGGTGGCATTCAAACCAGAATCTATGTCAGGGGCAAGGCACGCGGGTGCACGCCAGCCATGTGGCTGGCGTGATGCGCCCGATCGGTTAACGGAATGTGCGCGGCGGCCAGGCGGCTCAGCCGTGCTTGCGTGCCTCCGCCTTCACCTTGTCGGTGGCCTCGCCCATGCCCTCGCGCACCTTGGCCTGCGTCTCGTTCTCGGGCAGCGCCTGCCCTTCCTCGCGGACCTTCTCTGGCGTCTCCGGCGCGTCGTAGGTCTTCTCGCGCACGTGGTTCGGCTCCGCCTCCATCGGCTTGGCGCCGGTGTTGCGCTTCTGCGCCAGTCGATCGTCGGCCATCATTCGCTCCGTTTGGGGTCCGGCGGCGAACGAATGAGCGGCGGGATCGATCCCGCGCGTGCGCACGGGACGCGCGCTAGTACTCGATCTCGCTCCCCACCCCCACCGACGTCGCGCCGTTCGAGCGCACGTCGGACTGGACGCGCAGGTGCTTGCTCACCGCGACATCGGCGGAGAGGCCGGTCTGGTCGGCGGTGGCGCCGGTGACGACGCCGACGCTGACCCGGTCGCCGAGCGCGCGCGAGATCTTCGACATCGGCCCGTCGTCGCCGCTGGCGGAGGGCACGACGCCGAGCGAGGACAGCATCTTCTGGTAGGCGCTGTCGCCGTCGCCGGAAAACTGCGCCGCCGCCTGCGCGAGCTGCAGCGCCTGGAAGCCGGAGAGGCTGCCCGACGGCTTTTGGAACATCACGCGCGCCAAGATCTCGTCCTGCGGCAGCTCGGGGCTCGAGGAGAACTTGAAGGCCGGCGCCGTCGCCGGGCCGGTCACCTGGACCTGCGCCGTGATGTCGGGCGCCGAGATCTGCGCCACGAAGTCGACCTCCGGCATCAGGTCGCCAGAGAAGGTCACCTCGCCCTTGCTGAAGCTCAGCGTCTTGCCGAGCGCGGCGATCGTGCCGTGCGTGAGCGCGAAGCCGCCCTGCGGCACCGGCTTGCCCGTCGAGCCGGTGACGTGCAGCTTGCCGCCGAGCTCGGCATCGATGCCGCGCCCGCGCACGAAGATGCCGTTGTCGGCGGCCACCGTGACGTCGAGCGCCGCCTCGAACAGCGCCGGGCGGCTCTTGCGGCCCTTGGAGGCGAGGCGGTCCTTGCGGCGCGCCGCCGCGAGCTTGGCGGCGAGCTCCGGCGACGGGTTGACGTGGGTGACTCCGGGCAGCGGCGTCAGCGTGGTCGGCAGCCGGTCCGGCACGCCGACGCGAGCCCGGACGAGATCGACCCGACCGGCGACGCGCGGTGCCCGCGCCAGCGGCCCCGAGACGGCGAGATCGAGGTTGGCGGTCGCCGTCATCAGGCTCGAGGCGGCGAGCTGCGCGTCGCGCCCCTGCAGCCTGACGGTGCCGGGGAAGCCGGCGGCGGGGTCGATCCTGACCTCGCCGGAGCCTGACAGCCTGCCGCCGTTCGGCGTCGCGGCGGCGAGCCGCTCGATCGAGACGTGGTCGCCCTTCGCGGCCACCCGCGCCTCGATGCCGTCGAGGCGCACGCCGTGGAGCGCATCGCGGAACGTGCCGCCGCTCATCACGGCGTTGCCCGAGACGCGCGGCGCGGCGCGGGTGCCGGCAAGCCTGGCGTCGACCAGCACGCTTCCGCTCAGCGTTCGCCCGTCCGCCGCGAGCTTGGCGTTGGCCACCGCGGCGTCGAGCTTGCCGTGCACCGCGAGGTCGAGCAGCCCCGCCGCATCGAGCGGCAGCGAGCCCAATGCCTGCAGCGTGCCGGCGCGGCCCGCGGCGATCCTGGCGTCGAGCGAGGCGCGGTGGCCGCCGAGCTTGCCCGACGCCGCGACGTCGATCGGCGGCAGGCCGGCGTCCCTCGCCTGTGGCGCGACGAGGTGCTTGATCGTCACGTGGTAGGGCCCCGTCGGGTCGGTGGGCGTGCCGGTGACGCGCGCGTCGGCATCCAACGTGCCGGAGAGGCCGAGGCCGGGCGCCGCGATGTCGGCGGCGGCGAGCGGGATACCCTTGGCCTCCGCCGTGAGGTCCAGCAGCTTGCCGGCGCGCCCGGAGACGGCGACGCGGCCGCCCGAGATGCCGAGCGCCAGCCTGTCGATCGCGACGCCGCCGTCGGCCAGCGTGAGGCTGGCGGGCCCGGCGAGCGCGATCCTGTGGGCGTCGCGCCGGGCGGAGAAGCTCGCGAGCTCGAAGCGGGTCGCCGCGCCCTTGGCGAGGCCCGGCACCAACGCGCCGGCGGCGTCGAGGTCGAAGCCCGCGGCCCGGGCCGACATCGCGATGGCGCTGCGCGCCGCCGCGCCCTTGGCCGTGAGGCTCGCGGTCGAGATGGTTTGGCCGGCAACCGTCGCGCGATCGAGCTTGGCGTCGGCGTCGACGACCGGCTTGCCGTAGAGGTCGCTGGCCGCGGCGCGCAGCGAGAGCGCGTGGATCGCCGCCGGCCCCGCGGCGAGGTTGTCGGCGCGCGCCGTCAGCGTCGCGTTCTGCTTCGCATCA
This Beijerinckiaceae bacterium RH AL1 DNA region includes the following protein-coding sequences:
- a CDS encoding hypothetical protein (ID:RHAL1_03283;~conserved exported protein of unknown function;~source:Prodigal:2.6) — encoded protein: MSEFGRSAPARYTLRMDRRPIPRASLVGALCLALASPSPAAAQGGFFGGLFGGGGFFQQQQQQPNYPGGYDNGAGAGQRHRPRRKPQADYQRPAPRSTGTAQALPDKPAPQKKNATIFVDVFGDTMGQFLANGLDDALADRQDVAVVHRGKGPSGLVNLGFYDWPKTIDTLLAGKDKIDVAVMMIGSNDKQPITENGKTYEVGSDDWRRIYADRVAAIDAAFKKKHIPLIWVGVPITKSSDFADAMAVLNDISRDAAAKTGATYVDTWEAFANDNGEFAAYGPDINGQTVRLRSADGILFTKEGARKLAHFVEAPIRHLLDGKAPVAALPTGAAPDANAKDADGKDVKETAKVAPAPKPEVGPIVNLNQAPSTDKGELAAPTAYRGTDAEALARSEAAPAGRADDARWPASGPKAP
- a CDS encoding Drug resistance transporter, Bcr/CflA subfamily (ID:RHAL1_03284;~source:Prodigal:2.6), whose protein sequence is MRAAPTSFLFIVLMSLLGALSAFATDMSLAAVEPMARDLQVSPATIGLSLSAFMLSFAISPLVYGPLSDRFGRRPVALLACLVYVIGGLGCCFAPSLPSLLVCRFVQGMGGGARPLGLAIIGDHFKGAAQREKMSYVSALSLLAPLLAPSIGALLMGFGGWRTIYAFLTITGAIALLLVWWRLDESLPEARRVAMAPRDLARHYASVFTNPRSLVFTVIAIAMFGVIFSYVSGSPYVMIGAFHLTPTQYGLTFMLNSSGLMVGNLVNARLNRRGVAPVKLLTGGLTLVVTGTLALLLLTLHGEPRLAAFLPFLALLMMGCSITNVNAMQLAIEPLLHIAGTASAAVVSSQLVAGALAGYVVATAYDGRTPLSTVACMAVFGLAALCAFLLRPRRAELAVPIQPVRA
- a CDS encoding hypothetical protein (ID:RHAL1_03282;~conserved membrane protein of unknown function;~source:Prodigal:2.6); the encoded protein is MPSPYPSEAARRADLVVHIVGLAFAIVGGTVLVALTAANTPGRVVAIAVYTAGMVAMLSFSLAYNFSGERCRPILQRLDHSGIFLMIAGSYTPFTTVVLAGAWAWGMTIAVWSIAALGILGKIFVPQMPHSIWVALYLAMGWVIVVALQPIVEGLAWPALVLLGLGGLIYSVGVIFHVNDERIAFGKPLWHGHVVAAAGLHWVAVLIGTVLPAGP
- a CDS encoding protein of unknown function (ID:RHAL1_03285;~source:Prodigal:2.6); amino-acid sequence: MADDRLAQKRNTGAKPMEAEPNHVREKTYDAPETPEKVREEGQALPENETQAKVREGMGEATDKVKAEARKHG